One window of Desulfobacca acetoxidans DSM 11109 genomic DNA carries:
- the hxlA gene encoding 3-hexulose-6-phosphate synthase, translated as MGIFLQLALDFVDLSRALLVAESAMAAGADWLEAGTPLIKSEGLNAVRELRRRFPHHCIVADMKIMDAGRIEVECAAKAGANLVDVLGAASDATIAECIQAGKNYGAKIVVDLISVPDPVTRARQVEALGADYLTVHVAIDDQMVGRDPFETLRQVSQAVQIPVGVAGGINSATAAQAVASGASYIIVGGAITKAKNPDQATREIRRAIDEQVVIPTTLFHRVGAAHIIEALKQVSAANLSDALHRSGVLPDIRPVFAGLKVAGRVLTVRTYPGDWAKPVEAIDRAEPGDVIVIDAGGVGPAVWGELATHSAIQRHVAGVVIHGGLRDAGDIAPLRFPAFSRLVMPNAGEPKGFGEIGIPIRIGQMTIETGDWLVGDDDGVVVLPQKIAVEYANRAMDVLERENRIREEIKSGKTLATVTELLRWEKKVS; from the coding sequence ATGGGCATATTCCTACAATTGGCCCTGGATTTCGTAGATTTATCCCGGGCCCTGTTAGTGGCTGAGTCGGCAATGGCGGCTGGCGCCGACTGGCTGGAAGCCGGAACCCCCTTGATCAAAAGCGAGGGGTTGAACGCCGTCCGGGAACTGCGCCGCCGCTTTCCCCATCATTGTATCGTGGCTGATATGAAGATTATGGACGCCGGTCGCATCGAAGTGGAATGCGCCGCCAAAGCCGGGGCCAACCTGGTGGATGTTCTCGGGGCTGCCAGTGATGCCACTATTGCCGAATGCATCCAGGCCGGTAAAAATTATGGGGCCAAGATTGTCGTGGACCTCATCAGCGTCCCCGATCCGGTAACGCGGGCTCGACAGGTAGAGGCCCTCGGTGCTGATTACCTCACCGTCCATGTTGCCATTGACGACCAGATGGTCGGCCGCGACCCCTTTGAGACCCTGCGCCAGGTCAGCCAGGCCGTCCAGATCCCGGTAGGAGTAGCCGGCGGTATCAATTCCGCCACTGCTGCCCAGGCAGTGGCATCCGGGGCCAGCTACATCATCGTTGGCGGCGCCATTACCAAAGCCAAGAATCCCGACCAGGCCACGCGAGAAATCCGCCGAGCTATTGATGAGCAGGTGGTAATCCCGACCACTTTATTTCACCGGGTGGGGGCGGCCCATATTATTGAGGCCTTGAAACAGGTTTCCGCCGCCAATCTGTCCGACGCCCTGCACCGCAGCGGGGTATTGCCGGATATCCGACCGGTTTTCGCCGGCCTCAAAGTAGCCGGCCGGGTCTTAACAGTTCGCACCTATCCGGGGGATTGGGCCAAACCGGTAGAAGCCATCGACCGGGCCGAACCTGGCGACGTCATTGTCATCGACGCCGGGGGCGTCGGCCCTGCCGTCTGGGGAGAGTTGGCGACTCATTCCGCTATCCAGCGCCATGTTGCCGGGGTCGTCATCCACGGAGGTCTCAGAGACGCTGGTGACATTGCGCCGTTGCGCTTCCCCGCCTTTTCCCGCCTGGTCATGCCCAATGCAGGCGAGCCGAAAGGCTTCGGTGAAATCGGCATTCCCATCCGCATCGGCCAGATGACCATAGAGACCGGCGACTGGCTGGTGGGAGACGACGACGGCGTGGTTGTCCTCCCCCAGAAAATTGCCGTAGAGTACGCCAACCGGGCCATGGACGTTTTAGAACGGGAAAATCGCATCCGGGAAGAGATTAAAAGTGGCAAAACCCTGGCCACGGTGACAGAATTATTACGCTGGGAGAAAAAGGTCTCGTGA